In Castanea sativa cultivar Marrone di Chiusa Pesio chromosome 6, ASM4071231v1, a single window of DNA contains:
- the LOC142639856 gene encoding uncharacterized protein LOC142639856, whose amino-acid sequence MKFHADKHRSKRSFSVGDWMYLRLQPYRQKSISHKTFNKLSPRFYDPFKVLQKIEAVAYKLDLPLGSQIHHVFHVLCLKAKLGQQVTPCSTLLTVTSEGILNPGPVVVLQERSH is encoded by the coding sequence ATGAAGTTTCATGCTGATAAGCATAGGTCAAAAAGGTCATTCTCGGTTGGGGATTGGATGTACTTGAGGTTACAGCCTTATAGGCAAAAGTCCATTTCCCATAAGACCTTTAATAAGCTGTCTCCAAGGTTTTATGATCCATTCAAAGTGCTACAGAAGATAGAGGCAGTTGCCTACAAGCTAGATCTACCTCTTGGCTCTCAAATTCATCATGTATTTCATGTTTTATGCCTTAAGGCTAAGCTTGGACAGCAAGTGACACCATGTTCTACTCTTCTAACAGTGACCTCAGAAGGTATTCTTAATCCAGGGCCAGTTGTTGTACTGCAAGAGAGGTCCCATTAG